Below is a genomic region from Terriglobales bacterium.
ATTGGGGTCGTGACCGCCCTGAATCCATTGCTAGGCTATGACACAGCGACCCAACTGGCAGCGGAGGCCATGAAGACCGGCAAGGGCATCGTCCAGCTGGTGCGGGAGAAAAAATTGCTGTCAGAAGAGCAGATCGCCACCGTGCTCGATCCGAAAGTCATGACGGGGGCGGGAGGGCGGTAAAGCGGCGCCTCATGATCTGGCTGGAACTGCTGGTTGTCCTCCTGTGCATTTTTGTCGGGGCTCGTCTGGGTGGGATAGCTCTGGGCACGGTGGCGGGGATTGGCCTCGTCGTGCTGGTATTTGTCTTTGGCCTCCCACCCGGGATGCCCCCCCGAACCGTTCTGGGGATGATCCTTGCCGTAATCACCGCTGCAGCCACCATGCAGGCGGCAGGCGGTCTGGATTACCTCATCGTCATCGCTGACCGGGCCCTCGGGATCTGGCCCGCCGGCATCACGCTGGTGGCTCCACTCGTCACCTACGTCTTTACTCTGGCGGCGGGCACAGGCCACGTTGTGTATGCATTACTGCCGGTGATTGCGGAGGTCGCGCGCAAGGCGGGAGTTCGTCCCGAGCGGCCGCTCTCGATCGCCACCATCGCCTCGCAGCAGGCGATCACTGCTTCGCCCATCTCCGCCGCCACCGTAGCGTTGTTGGGACTACTGACTCCGGCGGGCGTGCGCCTCGAGACCATCCTGCTGATTTGTATACCTTCGACCTTGCTGGGCAGCTTACTGGGAGCGCTCGCGGTCATGTGGAAGGGGCCGGAGCTCAAGGATGATCCGCTTTATCAGGATCGTTTGGCAAAGGGATTAATCGAAGCCCCAGCATCAGCTGGAGCGCTGGAAGGCGCTGACCTGAGGCGGGCACGGGGCTCGGTCATCGTGTTTCTCCTGGCGGTGGTCCTAGTGGTGACGCTCGGGTTGTTCCCTTCGTTGCGGCCTTCCTACTCAACTTTGGCTACTGGTCAGGAGACCATAGAACAGTTGGAACTGGCCCCTGCCATCATGATAGTGATGCTGGCCGCGGCAGGTATCAACATGCTGCTGTTTCGCGCGTCTCCAGCGGCGACGGTCAAGGGTAGCATCATGCAAGCGGGTGTGGTAGCACTGATCTCCATCGCAGGCCTGGGCTGGCTGGGATCGTCATTGTTCGAGGGCAACCGGCAGTTCGTTATCCGCAGTATTTCTGGGTTGATCCAACAGCATCCCTGGATCTTTGCCCTGGGACTGTTCTTGCTTTCGATCCTGCTGGCCAGTCAGGCGGCAACCGTCGTGACCCTGATGCCCGTGGGCATCGCTCTGGGCCTCGGAACTCCGATTCTGATCGCCGTGTTTCCGGCCGTCAATGGCTATTTCTTTCTGCCCACCTACGCCACGATGCTGGCGGCCATTTCCTTTGACCAGACTGGCACTACGCGCATCGGCAAGTACGTCTTGAACCACAGCTTTATGCTTCCTGGAATGGTGGCCACCGTGTCTTCGGTGGTTATCGGACTCCTGATCGCGAAGCTGGTCTTTTAACTAGGGCAGATCTGATTTCAGTATTATCCTGGCCTTCATTTCGCAATCGCCCTTGTTCGGGCTGAAAGCGTTCCGTCAGGAAAATTCAGAAGGTGGGGGGAGAGAGGCGAGGAGTCGCGGGGCCGCTGACCCAGAGCCGTTGGCGACTCTGTTTCCGAGTGCGGTGACGAAGGCGTTCGTCTCGTTCAAAGTTGGTTCTTCGGCCCATCTCGCGCAGCTGCCACCAGTTCTGAGTCTCGTGTTTCCATCACATTCTATCGGCGCGAAAACACTGT
It encodes:
- a CDS encoding anaerobic C4-dicarboxylate transporter family protein, translating into MIWLELLVVLLCIFVGARLGGIALGTVAGIGLVVLVFVFGLPPGMPPRTVLGMILAVITAAATMQAAGGLDYLIVIADRALGIWPAGITLVAPLVTYVFTLAAGTGHVVYALLPVIAEVARKAGVRPERPLSIATIASQQAITASPISAATVALLGLLTPAGVRLETILLICIPSTLLGSLLGALAVMWKGPELKDDPLYQDRLAKGLIEAPASAGALEGADLRRARGSVIVFLLAVVLVVTLGLFPSLRPSYSTLATGQETIEQLELAPAIMIVMLAAAGINMLLFRASPAATVKGSIMQAGVVALISIAGLGWLGSSLFEGNRQFVIRSISGLIQQHPWIFALGLFLLSILLASQAATVVTLMPVGIALGLGTPILIAVFPAVNGYFFLPTYATMLAAISFDQTGTTRIGKYVLNHSFMLPGMVATVSSVVIGLLIAKLVF
- the aspA gene encoding aspartate ammonia-lyase (catalyzes the formation of fumarate from aspartate); the protein is IGVVTALNPLLGYDTATQLAAEAMKTGKGIVQLVREKKLLSEEQIATVLDPKVMTGAGGR